The DNA region AAATCTGGGGCATATACATCCTTACCGTATCTCCATTCTTTACGTACCAGTGGAGCTTATCAGGaagctgcatattcagaatTATGCTTTCAGAATTCTTCAATGATAAGGATTCATCGTTCAACACCTCAGGTTCAACAAAGGCAATTTGTGCAGACCAGATAAATTTAAGGGTAATGGGGATGGTTGAATCCATTGCATAAATAAACAACATCCACAGCATTGTGTGAATACGGTGTCTGTTGGGTGATTTTATAGCAAGTCGTAATACAGAATCGCTGAGGATACGATATTTGTTGGGTGAATACTGTGTTCATGTTCTTTAAAAGGGAGCAAAAGTTTTGGTTTCTTCTCAATAAAATTAAGCAGAAATCCCAAAGGCCATTGAGTGATATTAAGATTCACCCACAATTAAAGGAGAAGCACATCTCACTTGCACACTTTACATAATATTCACtaatacacaatcattcatccACAACAGTTTTATTGACATGCTTGACCTGCGGGAGCAGCGTCGGCAGACACATGCACTATTACAATCTTCAACTGGCAGCGCTGCAAGTTCTAAGTTCAAGGCGATGTAAACTGATAGGAGGCATACGAAAGAGCACCGAGCCCCCAGCTGTCGTGGATTTGCTTAGCCTTTGCATCCGGACCAGCAGCCCCCACCGCTACATGCAGCGGGTAAAAGTGATCCGGCCAAGGGTGCGCCATTTTCGCATGCGGCGCCTTCTCCACATACTCGTTCACATCCTCGTACCTTCCTTCCAGAAGAGCTTCCTTGATCCATGTGTCAAACTCGAGAGCCCAAGGGACGGCACATCCATTGCTCTTTGTCTCCCTCTTCAACGCCCTTAAGTTGTGAGTGGCGCTGCCTGACCCCACTATAAGGACGCCCTCCTCCTTAAGGGGAGCCAGCGCCCTCCCCATGTTGTAGTGGTAGGTGGCGTCCCTCTCTGTCTGAACCGACAACTGGCAAACCGGTACGTCTCCCTCCGGGTACATCAACATGAGCGGGACCCATGCGCCGTGGTCGAGCCCCCGCTTACCGTCCACATCCGCGGGGCCGAAGCTGGACGACGTAAGCAGCTGCTTGACGCGGTTAGAGAGGTGGGGCGAGCCGGGGGCAGGGTACTTGATCTGGTACATGGATTTGGGGAAGCCGTAGAAGTCGTAGATGGTGTCGTGGCGGCCGGAAATGGAGTTAACGGTGGGGACAGCGGTCTCCCAGTGTCCTGAGATGATGAGAATGGAGGTGGGTTTGTGAGGATAGACCGTGTCCTTCCAAGACTGGAGGAATTTTCTGGCCGGAATCGACTCGTCGATGCTGAGCGTGGGGGATCCGTGCGATAGGTAGAACGTGTCCTTCAATGCCATAAgaatctttttcctttttctttgagAACTCAATTACCACAAAAACGAAAACCCAACAGCAAGAAAATTTCTTCGATTTGGAAATATTAGGGATTTGGGAATTTGTGAATTTGATTTGGGAATTTGGGATATGGGAATTTGATTTGGGATAAGGAATAGGTATAGAAACCCTTTTCCTTATCGAATATTATTATAGTGATAGGTCGTAATCCGGGTTTGGTGAAGGGGACTGGGATCACCTCCGGATCCCCCTGCTGAGCAACCTGAGCAAAACGTCACAACCTTTCATTTTCATCTTGTCTTGTTTTGCGTGaaaatttcactatttaaatttatttctaGCACAAGATCAAAATTGAAAGAACAGGCTGTTTTGTTCAGTTTGCATTCGTATCTACTTCGATCATTTTCCAATATGGATGTGCTTTTTTAATTAACACCTCACAATATGTTGAATACATCactcattaaaatttaatattaaataacttatatatttaatatgtaatgacaatttcgaccttataaggttttaaaaaaaattaaaaatccaaaTTACTTTTCACATGTATATCCCAagtttatttatcttcttcaattctcaaaaacactctcatcatctgttgtagaattaataaaactacaaacatgttaatTGAAAAAATTATTCTTGACAAATGAAACGTGAAATCAACGTTTCAAAAGCtttacatgaggtaagacttcaaattttcattgttttattGATTTCAACGATATCGACATGCATATAGCTGCGTTATGAATGATATCCATTAAAAACAAATATgattgatgatgagaatcacaCACCTAATAAACCTTAGCCACATTAGATTTCAAAGATCCCTTGATTTTAAAAGCAACGTAACAACCTAATCTCTTCCTCTAATTCAATGATTAAGTAACTAAATCCATTCCCATGATTtgatcaaagaaaaagaagaggaatcatgacacacctcgacctagatcgaggcatgctagCTGTCACGTGAGGGTAACATAGCAATGTGCACAGTGCGAAAGCAATAATGATATATAgaaatgcgaataaataaaaCCGAACCAACTAAAGCACTAGATACGGTAAGGTGCAAGACGAGAATATGTGTGACTACACATAATCAAagcataagtagcctaagtgcagtccaacAGGATAAAGATGGTCCTACACTAGTGATAATCTGTCAGAGTTGCCTTGaattcctcgtgagccaccaacaagcactcctacctaaaacctggagaggcgcaaaacagaaagtgtgagtgggcaaaaacaaagcttttcaaaaccatttcatttatcaaaagttctaacccctcaccgtaaaacctatataaattcccagaaaatagaatatatagaCATATCTCAAAACTATGCTCAGAATAGTGGAAATCATAGTATACCATGCCATATATCTCAAAGTAACAAAATAAGTAACTCAAGTGAAATAATCTCATGAAATATAACATATCAGCCGGATCCATCTAaagtggcctgtacggctgaatctatagctcaacaagtatgcctgcacacgagttggaaccacctaatgtggtttgtacgataggactgggtgtaaataaatacgctctagtgctacgatcacgtgaagactgtgcgaataatcgcaggtcacctacaagtcgaaaccacctatagtggtctgtacgacaagattatgcacctaacttggatccaaggtgagcgtatggtgtgggaggtgaatgatgagtagattttatattatatattttaccctaaccttagtatattttggttaatatattggaagaattttgatactttgaattgtattttcaatataggacttccgacttcctctggagcaaaacaggatcaaatggacgaattttggagtaattccagttggaggacgttcgtgagtcacttagcttgatcgtatcaaaatttgggatttttccacaaagcggttattttctggcgatgaaataaagaagcagtgcgcagtgctggaaaatgacgtttttgggcttaaatgacgtttttggagcccaagatgacctcggatgggttcgtggccttctggaaaagtgttcagaatattccaaacattaaatccagctatattgggccagttttggagcagcttatgggccaaaacgtggctgttcagattttagacgaattttactatttttatttagggtttttattaattttagtttgctagggtttgtgtggtggctaagaaaatatattgcttggccatCTACAGTTTTAGTGGAcactttcttttatgcaattttggagacagagaagtgctagggttttgaagattttctacttgaaggtgttttcaatccttgtcttaatagatatttctatgatttcaattatgaatatgcggaactaatttcttttgctagggcaaagccttgagccttagcatgaatatgtgatttttatttaattgcttatgatcgattgcatgcgtactttgaattgttaatcaccgggataaaaactatctaattgttgtaatgcctgatcaccattaggatctttagaaaagtaatttgatgcaattttggtcggaaggttccctgaaattgacgctggcttcttgtgattaataattgtaatttctcttaggatgaatatcacgtcttaaggattgcatggtttttcaaaggattttcataaagcataatgagtctttcatgtttagatttgatctgaacgtccggacgggttgcatgttagatatacgttctatgttggaggttccaagtagaatatgaattaggaaaatctaaccttcaaagtagcatgtatagatcataagtaattggtaaaaattcataggattgctaggtgatggtggaaccctagtgctttcttaattttattctcccaaaactattttctttctctctagctctaatattgcagattgtttattttaattcattaaattcgtttttattttaattaggttataaaatcaatcacttcaatttctactttacaataattaaatggaatctgattagttcgaattatttaGTAATCCCTGTGGAaatgaccttgcgagatccgtttatactacaataaccttgtgattcttgcaagtaaaataggagatttaagcccgttcacataagtagtaaaaatcctatcagtgAACATCACGTTAAGGATTGTGCCCTAACCAcgagcgggagcactaacattggggtgtaggtttatgagctctcaacacatctcATCAATTCACAATAACAATCTACAACTCACCTGAGCATCCACTGGGTCGAATCACATATGTATATACCATACAGTTTCATAGTCTAAGTATAAATCAATAGGCAATggaatttcaaaacataatatcatttaaacacattttttgggaaaaatgccgagtatataagtatatattgaaaaccaaaagcccactcactgatatgtggaagggtcgtaaccctcgAGCCTTACTTGACTGcactcgtcctcaggataggtttcacctatatgcgaaacaattatataaacgttatttaaatcacataaccaaaactaggtaataacttctcatacattgctcaattggggtgtttgaatataccaacgtgatctactcaaccCCACGAACATCAccttatttttagaaaaaatttccgactACCcccgcgccggccaaggcacggccagacgcacTGCCCATGcacaggcacgtgcctggcacactgacGGATTCCCTAATGGCATtaaggaatattctgttaaataaaaaaatatgtcgTTAAAGATACCTGACGccattagaatattccgtcaaagttgacagaatattcgcCTTTTTCTCTGGCGAGTCACCGGATTCCATCGCCGTCGCCATTTGTATCGCCAGAAACTAGAAAATCTTTCAACTTTAATATCTCttccatttctcaaccaaattcaatgaaattttcaccaaaataaaGCTTACAACAAgtagaacacattcttaccactTTAGGGGACCTAAAAACAACGGAAACTCGTGGGAAAAACTCGACGGAACCGGCCAAACCCTGCAACTATATAAACCCGAGTGTTCTTACGTtaaaatcactccaaaattgatCCAACGtgctagaaaagcaagaataatACCTTCTTAGgtctcaaaacaacttaaaacctTTGTGATAACGTCGGAGGAAAATCACCTCTCACCAGAGTTCGGGAAATTCAAGTTCTACAAGCTCTCACGACCAACTAAGGGTATGAATCAACTCTTGGGCTTGCAAGGAACATGAAAACCACCTTCACAATCTCGATCTGTGCCTGCAAAGGTTGGTTTGAAATCTTTCCGTACAATTGTACAGAAATGGAAAGAGGtccgagagggaggagagagagagagagtcaacagAAGTTtgtgtatgggtgtgtgtggtcctagttgggtcaccaaccaaaaacaaacaaaatcctAAGTTCTAATTGGGAACAATTAGCTaggaaataaattaattggTCACTTTCCTTAGCCCACTAATACAAAACACAATCCAACGCTCAAGGGAAAAATGGTCATTTCACGCTATCgaggataaaataatatacacattcgggacgggctgtcacaacctacccctcttaagaaaatttcgtccccgaaatttccATACAATAATGTACAACCCATTAATACTTATAAAATAAGCGTGGGTACATTTCCTTCATACGCTTCTCTGTCTCCTAGATGGCTTCCTCCACCGAGTGATTCCTCCACAAAACTTTCACTAAGCGCACGGTCTTATTCCTCAAAACCTTATatttccaatccaaaatcgtcactggctcctcatcataagttaaatctggattaatttccaatggttgaggaGGTATCACATGTGATGCATCTGAAACATAATGACGGAGCATGGAAACATGAAAAACGCTGTGCACTTTAGACAACTCtagaggcaactcaagcctgtaagcaacctcaccgactcgtTCGGTGATCATATACGGTCCAATatacctaggacttagcttaCCTTTTTTCCCAAACCGCACAACACCTCTCCACGGTGATAACTTCAGGAATACCCAATCACCAACTTTATACACTCTATTAGTGGCATGCTTGTCTACTAGACTCTTTTGTTAATCCTGAGCCGCTTTCAaattagacttaattacctgaatattctgaatagtctcatccacaatctcagggcccaccaaaactcttcaccaacctctgaccaacataaagGAATACGATAAGACTTGCCATAAAGTGcttcaaatggtgacataccaatactcgaatggtaGCTATTATTATATGCAAATTCCATCAAATCTAACCGCTGATGCCATGCGTCGCTAAATTGTAATACCGAAGATCTTAGCATATCTTCCAATGTTCgaatagtcctctctgattgtccgtctgtctgaggatgatatgtCGTACTATATAGTAATCTCGAACCAAGAGCCTCCTGAAATGCTAACCAGAACTTAGAAGTGAATCTAGGATCCTGATCCTAGATAATACtaactggaactccatgatacttaacaatcttcgatatgaataattcagctaatcggcttaaagagtatttctccctcactggaataaaatgcgctgacttagtaagctgatcaactatcacccaaattccatcataaccatttcgtgtacgaggaagcttgtacacaaaatccgtAGTAATATCTTCCCATTTTCACTttggaacgggaagtggttgcatcaaTCCAAATGGCTTTTTCCTTTCAACTTTGACCTGCTGACAAATAGCACACCTACTCATATActcagcaatttctcttttcatacccggccaataataaaatggtcgaatggtatgatacattttagtacctctaggatgcattgcatatgccGAACAATGTACTTCATcccaaatttctttctttaactctgcattattTGGCATATACATTCTTccttcctgcataagcatgccattcGATTCTCTAATCCTTcgatctttctttttcccatcATTTGTTGCTTGGATTAATTCCTGGATTTCCTCATCATACATCTGAGCCTCAAGCACTCGATCAATCAAAATTGGTCTGACCTAGAAACTAGCAAGTAAAGCTTCCTCTCGATCTTCCACCCCTAACTtcactccagtggacctcaaatccgTAAGAAGAGGAACGTGacaagcatacaaagcattaatTCTCGCTTGAGGCgtatgaaggaaattttgtgaaaaacatgttcatttgagcaacatctatggcatacaattaacaattaaaggcggaatcatgcttgtatgcactcaaaacaaaacattacccatgaaattcaaagcctagtagaaaggtgaatcaagactcaactcaagaacaaagtgagttaagatattttatacctttgttgattcctctttgcataagcaaaggctaatcacccaaggagagggccttcattccttgcttcttagttccatcgatttcttggaggaggattgtagaaaggattctccaagttcccaaagttgagaacctctaatttttccacaccaaggatggacttgaagaagagatgagtgaccttggaggatgagagattgctagctaatctcctccaagggggccggcctcttagagagaaaaggagagacatgttctctccaatttt from Malus domestica chromosome 01, GDT2T_hap1 includes:
- the LOC103444109 gene encoding extradiol ring-cleavage dioxygenase-like, producing MALKDTFYLSHGSPTLSIDESIPARKFLQSWKDTVYPHKPTSILIISGHWETAVPTVNSISGRHDTIYDFYGFPKSMYQIKYPAPGSPHLSNRVKQLLTSSSFGPADVDGKRGLDHGAWVPLMLMYPEGDVPVCQLSVQTERDATYHYNMGRALAPLKEEGVLIVGSGSATHNLRALKRETKSNGCAVPWALEFDTWIKEALLEGRYEDVNEYVEKAPHAKMAHPWPDHFYPLHVAVGAAGPDAKAKQIHDSWGLGALSYASYQFTSP